CACTTGGGAATGATAGAATTCCAATAGGGAGAAACTATATGGCTAGTACAACAATCAGTTTGAGAACGGATACGGAACTAAAGGCTCAGGCCGAGGAAATCCTCAATCAACTTGGAATGACACTGAATGGAACCTTCAACATGCTTCTTCATCAGATTGTGAGGGAAAAGTCAGTGCCATTAAGTTTGTCTCTGGCCTCCGAAAATTCAATGTATGCAGATTTGCTTGTTGCAGAAGATGAACGTATAAACGGGTATGTCGGCAGAAGTGGAGATGAAATCCTT
The sequence above is drawn from the uncultured Sphaerochaeta sp. genome and encodes:
- a CDS encoding type II toxin-antitoxin system RelB/DinJ family antitoxin, yielding MASTTISLRTDTELKAQAEEILNQLGMTLNGTFNMLLHQIVREKSVPLSLSLASENSMYADLLVAEDERINGYVGRSGDEILKDFDLIVAEAEAKYGV